Proteins from a genomic interval of Procambarus clarkii isolate CNS0578487 chromosome 45, FALCON_Pclarkii_2.0, whole genome shotgun sequence:
- the LOC138350332 gene encoding seminal vesicle major clotting proteins-like — protein sequence MGKVEVMGKVEVMSKEEVMGKVEVMSKEEVMGKEEVMGKVEVMCKEEVMGKEEVMGKVEVMCKEEVMGKEEVMGKVEVMGKVEVMGKEEVLGKVEVMGKEEVLGKVEVMGKEEVLGKVEVMGKEEVIGKVEVMGRVQEMGKAEVMGNEEVIGKVEVIGKEGVMGKEEVMGKEEVMGKVKVVDKEEAMGKEEVMGKEEIMGKVKVVDKEEVMGKEEVMGKVKVVDKEEVMGKEEVMGKEEVMGKVKVVDKEEVMGKEEVMGKVKVRGTVEVMGKVEIMGKAEVMRKLDVMSKEEVMGKVEVIDKVEVIGKVEIMGKEDVMGKVEVMSKVEVKGNVEIMGKVEVKGKEDVTGKLELMGKEEVMGKVEVMS from the coding sequence ATGGGTAAGGTAGAAGTAATGGGTAAGGTAGAAGTAATGAGTAAGGAAGAAGTAATGGGTAAGGTAGAAGTAATGAGTAAGGAAGAAGTAATGGGTAAGGAAGAAGTAATGGGAAAGGTAGAAGTAATGTGTAAAGAAGAAGTAATGGGTAAGGAAGAAGTAATGGGAAAGGTAGAAGTAATGTGTAAAGAAGAAGTAATGGGTAAGGAAGAAGTAATGGGTAAGGTAGAAGTAATGGGTAAGGTAGAAGTAATGGGTAAGGAAGAAGTATTGGGAAAGGTAGAAGTAATGGGTAAGGAAGAAGTATTGGGTAAGGTAGAAGTAATGGGTAAGGAAGAAGTATTGGGAAAGGTAGAAGTAATGGGTAAGGAAGAAGTAATTGGAAAAGTAGAAGTAATGGGTAGGGTACAAGAAATGGGAAAGGCAGAAGTGATGGGTAACGAAGAAGTAATAGGAAAGGTAGAAGTAATAGGAAAGGAAGGAGTAATGGGTAAGGAAGAAGTAATGGGTAAGGAAGAAGTAATGGGTAAGGTCAAAGTAGTGGATAAGGAAGAAGCAATGGGTAAGGAAGAAGTAATGGGTAAGGAAGAAATAATGGGTAAGGTCAAAGTAGTGGATAAGGAAGAAGTAATGGGTAAGGAAGAAGTAATGGGTAAGGTAAAAGTAGTGGATAAGGAAGAAGTAATGGGTAAGGAAGAAGTAATGGGTAAGGAAGAAGTAATGGGTAAGGTAAAAGTAGTGGATAAGGAAGAAGTAATGGGTAAGGAAGAAGTAATGGGTAAGGTAAAAGTAAGGGGAACAGTAGAAGTAATGGGTAAGGTAGAAATAATGGGTAAAGCAGAAGTAATGCGTAAGTTAGATGTAATGAGTAAGGAAGAAGTAATGGGTAAGGTAGAAGTAATCGATAAAGTAGAAGTAATAGGTAAGGTAGAAATAATGGGTAAGGAAGATGTAATGGGTAAAGTAGAAGTAATGAGTAAAGTAGAAGTAAAGGGTAACGTAGAAATAATGGGTAAAGTAGAAGTAAAGGGTAAGGAAGATGTAACAGGTAAATTAGAATTAATGGGTAAGGAAGAAGTAATGGGTAAAGTAGAAGTAATGAGTTAG